A genomic window from Nilaparvata lugens isolate BPH unplaced genomic scaffold, ASM1435652v1 scaffold5294, whole genome shotgun sequence includes:
- the LOC111060029 gene encoding tachykinin-like peptides receptor 86C gives MRTVTNYFLVNLSVSDLMMSLLNCVFNFIFMLNSHWPFGSVYCTINNFVANVTVAASVFTLVAITLD, from the coding sequence ATGCGAACAGTGACCAATTACTTCCTGGTGAACCTGAGCGTCTCGGACCTGATGATGTCGCTGCTCAACTGTGTCTTCAACTTCATCTTCATGTTGAACTCGCACTGGCCATTTGGATCGGTCTACTGCACCATCAACAATTTTGTCGCCAACGTCACAGTCGCCGCCTCTGTATTCACACTGGTCGCCATCACGCTCGATAG